One region of Limnospira fusiformis SAG 85.79 genomic DNA includes:
- a CDS encoding HpsJ family protein: MKGTTPNQIPSQAAGFLRLAGVILFFFALINYILLFVPTNFGDLRWQLNFTTQMVEQGVIPVLAIALMFCAYGLQEVAGLSPEKPKQGFNSLKFWVYVISGILGVMYLVLIPLHVGTTIAASNETIEKINQDAATAKMQLEERLQEQQTQMLAILGNQQRLEDYIQEQQLTEAQLARLQEFQENPEALGVQSNAIGQELKQEIENRRREAEKRSQLGTFKSNLRVGLGSLLLASCYLTIAWSGLINKRSRKKAG, from the coding sequence ATGAAAGGAACAACTCCAAATCAAATCCCGTCCCAGGCTGCTGGATTTTTGAGGCTGGCGGGGGTAATTTTATTCTTTTTTGCCCTAATTAACTATATTTTGCTGTTTGTGCCAACGAATTTTGGGGATCTCAGGTGGCAACTGAATTTTACTACTCAGATGGTAGAACAAGGGGTGATTCCGGTGTTGGCGATCGCCTTAATGTTTTGTGCATACGGGTTACAGGAGGTAGCTGGTCTATCACCAGAAAAGCCTAAACAGGGGTTTAACAGTCTCAAATTTTGGGTTTATGTGATTTCTGGCATTCTGGGGGTGATGTATTTAGTGCTGATTCCCCTGCACGTTGGCACTACTATAGCAGCGAGTAATGAAACGATTGAGAAAATTAATCAGGATGCAGCGACGGCCAAAATGCAGCTAGAAGAACGCCTGCAAGAACAACAAACCCAAATGTTAGCTATCTTAGGCAATCAGCAGCGCTTAGAAGATTATATCCAAGAACAACAGCTTACCGAAGCACAATTAGCGCGCCTGCAAGAATTTCAGGAAAACCCGGAAGCGTTGGGAGTCCAAAGCAATGCCATTGGCCAGGAACTGAAACAGGAAATTGAAAACCGTCGGCGAGAGGCAGAAAAGCGATCGCAACTGGGGACTTTCAAATCTAATCTCCGGGTCGGCTTAGGTAGTTTACTGCTGGCTAGTTGCTATCTGACTATCGCCTGGAGTGGCTTAATCAACAAACGCAGTCGCAAAAAAGCCGGTTAA
- a CDS encoding NAD-dependent epimerase/dehydratase family protein: MRILIMGGTRFIGVYLTKILVSHGHDVVLFNRGNKPSPVDGIKQIHGDRTDANQLKEKLSGETFDVIFDNNGRQLSDTQPLADLFNGQVKHFVYMSSAGVYLKSDQMPHIEGDPTDPKSRHLGKYETETYLQKVGIPWTSIRPTYIYGPQNYNPLEAWFFDRIVAKRPIPIPGNGMHITQLGHVEDLANAMVAVLGNSTAIGQVYNISGDRFVTFDGLAKACAIAAGQSPDDLQLIHYDPKNFDFGKRKAFPLRVQHFFADVHKAINQLNWQPQYDLISGLKDSCQNDYLANSNQGEVDFSTDDEIIKAAG; the protein is encoded by the coding sequence ATGCGAATTTTAATCATGGGTGGCACTAGGTTTATTGGGGTTTATCTCACCAAGATTTTAGTCAGCCATGGTCATGACGTGGTATTATTTAATCGGGGAAATAAACCGAGTCCGGTAGACGGAATTAAACAAATTCATGGCGATCGCACTGATGCCAACCAATTGAAAGAAAAGCTATCCGGTGAAACCTTTGATGTCATTTTTGATAATAATGGTCGCCAATTAAGTGATACCCAACCCCTAGCCGATTTATTTAATGGTCAGGTGAAACACTTTGTTTATATGAGTTCAGCCGGAGTCTATCTCAAGTCTGATCAAATGCCTCATATTGAAGGAGACCCCACCGATCCCAAAAGTCGCCATTTAGGGAAATATGAAACGGAAACCTACTTGCAAAAAGTGGGTATTCCTTGGACATCAATCCGACCAACTTACATCTACGGACCACAAAATTATAACCCTTTAGAGGCCTGGTTTTTCGATCGCATTGTTGCTAAACGTCCCATTCCTATTCCCGGTAATGGAATGCACATCACCCAATTAGGTCATGTGGAAGACTTAGCTAATGCCATGGTAGCAGTATTAGGAAATTCAACGGCTATTGGTCAAGTGTATAATATCTCAGGCGATCGCTTTGTCACCTTTGATGGGTTAGCCAAAGCCTGTGCGATCGCTGCGGGTCAGTCCCCAGATGACCTGCAATTAATTCATTATGACCCCAAAAACTTTGATTTCGGGAAACGTAAAGCATTTCCCCTGCGAGTTCAGCATTTCTTTGCGGATGTTCACAAAGCCATAAATCAACTCAATTGGCAACCCCAATATGATCTGATTTCGGGATTAAAAGATTCCTGCCAAAACGATTATCTAGCTAATAGTAATCAAGGAGAGGTAGACTTTTCTACCGACGATGAAATCATCAAAGCCGCCGGGTAA
- a CDS encoding IS630-like element ISAtsp1 family transposase (programmed frameshift), translating into MPAPYSYDLRQKVIDAIELDGMPKTEASQVFHVSRNTINLWLQRKAQTGDFLPKPHHRPGNNHKITDWQKFKAFAQEHGDKTAAQMAELWDDDISPRTISRALKKIGFTRKKTYGYQERDEQQREEFMAQIEQMKPEEVVYLDEAGMNSQDSDYPYGYCEEGKRFHALKSGKRQGRVSMIAAWCHQQLLAPFSFEGCCNRTVFELWLEFILIPTLKPGQTLVLDNATFHKGGRIAELVEAAQCRLLYLPPYSPDLNKIEKCWSWLKARIRHCIEQFDSLHDAMDSVLKAAS; encoded by the exons ATGCCAGCCCCCTATAGTTACGACCTCAGACAAAAAGTTATTGATGCCATTGAACTAGACGGTATGCCCAAAACAGAAGCCAGTCAAGTTTTCCATGTCAGCAGGAACACCATTAATCTCTGGCTGCAAAGAAAAGCACAGACCGGAGACTTCCTCCCTAAACCTCATCACCGACCTGGCAATAACCACAAAATTACCGACTGGCAGAAATTCAAGGCTTTTGCCCAAGAGCATGGCGACAAAACAGCAGCTCAAATGGCTGAACTTTGGGATGACGACATCTCTCCTCGCACCATATCCAGAGCCTTGAAGAAAATTGGCTTCACCAGA AAAAAAACTTACGGCTACCAAGAACGTGATGAGCAACAGCGAGAGGAGTTTATGGCTCAGATTGAACAGATGAAGCCGGAAGAAGTGGTCTACCTCGATGAAGCCGGCATGAATAGTCAGGACTCGGATTACCCTTATGGTTACTGCGAGGAAGGAAAACGCTTCCATGCACTCAAATCAGGGAAGAGGCAGGGCAGGGTAAGTATGATAGCCGCATGGTGTCATCAACAACTCTTAGCTCCCTTTAGCTTTGAGGGTTGTTGTAATCGGACAGTGTTTGAGTTGTGGTTGGAGTTCATCTTAATTCCAACATTGAAGCCAGGTCAGACTCTAGTATTGGACAATGCAACGTTTCATAAAGGGGGGCGGATTGCTGAACTGGTGGAGGCAGCTCAATGCCGTTTACTCTATCTACCACCTTATTCGCCAGACCTCAACAAGATAGAGAAATGTTGGTCGTGGCTGAAAGCCCGTATTCGCCACTGCATTGAGCAGTTTGATTCTCTCCATGATGCCATGGATTCCGTTCTCAAAGCTGCGTCCTAA
- a CDS encoding response regulator: MKLHKKTLLIIGAALISLIVVLYTTASCILIQNFRNLEIESVHQDVVRVIKALEDDLANLDTIAQDQAKWDDTYAFINQQNSRYVRSNLANTMFMDLRLNLFILIDSQGQIVFSKGFDINSQTETPIPASLSPHLKSVSLSFSNPSRSCFEKEEEIPCPTIGIVMLPEGPLLLSARPILTSIAHGPSRGTLVVGRYLDHNEIDRLTQITQLAVEINPWTPLNPQQTQQIINAEDPIRVQPLDTSTILGSIPLLDIYNRPILNLEIQSDRPIFRQGRTSLIYLTFSLFLIGIILSAITILVFEKLILARLLDLTHKINQIGQSRDPSLRLTVPPGEDELTGLGQTINQMLEALEQANIQSQDSEERYRLMAEYSTDLITHHSRRGLIRYASPACSLLLGYEPESLIGQHPSKFFHPDDLNTLSKTLEIVLSQKVSYTLTYRIRHKNGEYIWFETTSRAIYHPETGRVQEILGVSRDISDRKQREQELQDSEASIRSLYQITSSRHLDWQEQLQQILKLGCDKFHLEVGIINQILNLDTPQPSAQIMAGIDPNNSWSFGDNFDLNNPLILATLKAENPLIFESVLVSGFPSYADENCWQIEAYMAIPIKVYGQVYGTLCFWSQNPLNEPFRAVDQELLKLMAQWIGSEIERQQTAQELSQARDEALAATRAKSEFLATMSHEIRTPMNAVIGMTGLLLDTPLSLVQQDFVETIRSSSDALLSLINDILDFSKIESGKLDLEAFPFSLRTCLEESLDLLATKAASKSLELGYFIDAYTPNEVVGDMARVRQILVNLLSNAVKFTARGEVLVSVSAKPLFSDLELTAKSMYSTHYQIEVAVSDTGIGIPVDRMNRLFKSFSQVDASTNRQYGGTGLGLAISQRLAEMMGGKMWVVSGDAIGGHPPENWQINKDTPTQGSTFYFSIVVQSSQNLLPQWNHADELAGKRLLIIDSHPTNRQILTKQVQCWGLVVEDTDSPTEAIAWLKQGKTFDIAIVEMEIANLDGFNFATQVRQTSAGVDLPLVMLISVGQQNFNPTDHRDFVAFLNKPIKQSPLYNILINVLCGEPLQIKNWSRNQMRSPQDIPLLAEKLPLRILLAEDHLVNQKVALQILQRMGYRADVAGNGLEVLEALERQPYDVILMDMQMPIMDGLEAARQIKKRYDNQEKPYSPRPRIIAVTANAMESDRAECIAAGMDDYISKPIRMEQLVKVLRNCRPITCDAIVPSTYLNTTTDDSKSSPILDPTVLQGLREIEALEEVAEMYIESAPELLNTIQIALQQNDPTALKQAAHSLKSISGTLGAFGLSELCLQLEIMGRQGVDAGVPIPQPSAESVYTQIQAELERVKEALTNEASANLTI; this comes from the coding sequence ATGAAATTGCACAAGAAGACATTGCTCATTATTGGCGCAGCACTAATTAGCCTAATTGTGGTGTTGTATACAACAGCATCCTGTATCCTGATTCAGAATTTCCGTAATCTGGAGATTGAGTCGGTGCATCAGGATGTAGTCCGGGTAATTAAAGCCTTAGAGGATGACCTGGCTAATTTAGATACGATCGCTCAAGATCAAGCCAAATGGGATGATACCTATGCCTTTATCAATCAACAAAATAGCCGATATGTGCGATCTAACCTAGCTAACACTATGTTTATGGATCTGAGGCTAAATCTCTTCATTCTGATAGATAGCCAAGGTCAAATCGTCTTCAGCAAAGGTTTCGACATCAACAGCCAAACAGAAACCCCTATTCCCGCCAGTCTCTCGCCTCACCTAAAATCGGTCAGTCTGTCATTTTCCAACCCCTCCCGGTCTTGTTTTGAGAAAGAAGAGGAAATCCCCTGTCCCACAATAGGGATCGTCATGTTACCAGAAGGCCCATTGCTGCTATCGGCCCGTCCCATCCTTACCAGTATTGCCCATGGACCAAGCCGGGGAACCCTAGTAGTGGGTCGCTATCTTGATCATAACGAAATAGATCGCCTGACTCAAATTACCCAACTTGCGGTGGAAATCAACCCTTGGACTCCCCTCAACCCCCAACAAACCCAACAAATCATCAATGCGGAAGACCCCATCAGAGTTCAACCCCTAGATACTTCGACTATCCTGGGGTCTATTCCCCTCCTAGACATTTATAATCGACCGATTCTCAACCTGGAAATCCAAAGCGATCGCCCCATTTTCCGCCAAGGTCGCACCAGCCTAATTTATCTCACATTTTCCCTATTTCTGATCGGCATAATTTTAAGTGCAATTACCATACTGGTATTTGAGAAACTGATTTTAGCCAGACTGTTAGACCTCACCCACAAAATTAATCAAATCGGCCAAAGTCGCGACCCATCCCTACGGCTGACAGTACCCCCAGGGGAAGATGAACTCACCGGGTTAGGACAAACCATTAATCAAATGTTAGAAGCCTTAGAACAAGCCAATATTCAAAGCCAGGATAGTGAAGAAAGATATCGGCTAATGGCGGAATATTCCACCGATTTAATTACTCATCACTCTCGCCGAGGTTTGATCCGCTACGCCTCCCCCGCCTGTTCGTTGCTATTAGGATATGAGCCGGAAAGTTTAATTGGTCAACACCCCAGTAAATTTTTTCACCCAGATGACCTTAACACACTCAGCAAGACATTAGAAATTGTTTTAAGTCAAAAAGTATCCTATACTCTAACCTATCGTATACGCCACAAAAACGGCGAATATATTTGGTTTGAAACCACCAGTCGCGCTATTTATCATCCCGAGACCGGGAGAGTGCAAGAAATTCTGGGTGTCTCCAGAGATATTAGCGATCGCAAACAGCGGGAACAGGAACTACAAGACAGCGAAGCCTCAATTAGGAGTCTTTATCAAATCACCTCATCTCGTCATTTAGACTGGCAAGAACAACTCCAGCAAATCCTCAAGTTGGGCTGTGATAAATTCCACTTAGAAGTCGGTATAATTAACCAGATATTGAACCTAGACACCCCCCAGCCTTCCGCCCAAATTATGGCAGGAATTGACCCTAATAATAGCTGGTCATTTGGGGATAATTTTGATTTAAATAATCCGTTGATTTTGGCGACATTAAAGGCTGAAAACCCCCTGATTTTTGAATCAGTGTTAGTCTCCGGATTCCCCTCTTATGCCGATGAAAATTGCTGGCAAATTGAGGCATATATGGCTATTCCTATTAAAGTCTATGGTCAGGTTTATGGAACTCTTTGTTTTTGGAGTCAAAACCCTTTAAATGAGCCATTTAGAGCCGTTGACCAAGAACTATTAAAACTCATGGCGCAGTGGATAGGTAGTGAAATAGAACGACAGCAAACCGCCCAAGAATTGAGTCAAGCCAGGGATGAGGCTCTCGCAGCCACTCGTGCCAAAAGTGAATTTTTAGCCACTATGAGCCATGAAATTAGGACTCCCATGAATGCAGTAATTGGGATGACCGGATTGTTATTAGATACTCCTTTAAGTCTAGTTCAACAGGATTTTGTCGAAACCATTCGCAGCAGTAGTGATGCCCTACTTTCTTTAATTAATGATATCCTAGATTTCTCCAAAATAGAATCAGGAAAATTAGACCTAGAAGCCTTCCCCTTTAGTTTACGCACTTGTCTTGAAGAATCCCTGGACTTATTGGCGACCAAAGCCGCGAGTAAATCCCTAGAATTGGGATATTTCATTGATGCTTATACCCCCAATGAAGTGGTGGGAGATATGGCAAGAGTTAGGCAAATTTTAGTGAATTTACTCAGCAACGCCGTTAAGTTTACCGCCCGGGGTGAAGTGTTGGTATCAGTGTCAGCAAAACCACTGTTTTCGGATTTAGAATTGACTGCCAAATCTATGTATTCTACCCACTATCAAATTGAGGTAGCAGTGTCGGATACAGGTATTGGTATTCCGGTCGATCGCATGAATCGTTTATTTAAGTCCTTTAGTCAGGTTGATGCTTCCACGAATCGACAATATGGCGGGACAGGATTAGGTCTAGCTATTAGTCAGCGACTGGCCGAAATGATGGGGGGTAAAATGTGGGTAGTCAGTGGTGATGCGATCGGTGGTCATCCCCCAGAAAATTGGCAGATAAATAAAGATACTCCCACACAGGGATCTACATTCTATTTTTCCATAGTAGTTCAGAGTAGCCAGAATTTATTACCACAGTGGAATCATGCTGATGAATTAGCCGGAAAACGACTATTAATTATTGACTCTCACCCCACCAATCGCCAAATTTTGACCAAGCAAGTTCAATGCTGGGGTTTAGTGGTAGAAGATACCGACAGCCCCACAGAAGCGATCGCCTGGTTAAAACAAGGTAAAACCTTTGATATCGCCATTGTGGAAATGGAAATCGCCAATTTGGACGGGTTCAATTTTGCCACCCAAGTCCGACAGACTTCAGCCGGGGTTGACCTCCCCTTAGTCATGTTAATTTCCGTCGGTCAACAAAATTTTAACCCCACCGATCATCGAGATTTTGTCGCCTTTCTGAATAAACCCATTAAACAATCACCCCTATACAATATTCTGATTAACGTCCTGTGTGGGGAACCTCTACAGATTAAAAATTGGAGTCGCAACCAAATGCGATCGCCCCAAGATATTCCCCTGTTAGCAGAAAAACTCCCCCTGCGGATTTTATTAGCCGAGGATCACCTAGTTAACCAAAAAGTCGCCCTACAAATCCTGCAAAGAATGGGATATAGGGCTGATGTCGCCGGGAATGGTTTAGAAGTTCTCGAAGCCCTAGAAAGACAGCCATACGATGTCATTTTAATGGATATGCAGATGCCCATTATGGATGGCTTAGAAGCAGCCCGACAGATTAAAAAACGCTATGATAACCAAGAAAAACCCTACTCCCCACGCCCGCGCATTATCGCCGTTACAGCCAATGCTATGGAAAGCGATCGCGCTGAATGTATAGCAGCCGGAATGGATGACTATATCAGTAAACCTATCCGTATGGAACAATTAGTTAAAGTTCTCCGTAACTGTCGCCCCATCACCTGCGATGCCATTGTACCTTCAACATATTTAAATACCACCACCGATGATAGCAAATCTTCCCCCATTCTTGACCCCACTGTTTTACAAGGACTGCGAGAGATAGAAGCCTTGGAAGAAGTCGCCGAAATGTACATCGAAAGCGCCCCGGAACTTCTGAACACTATTCAAATAGCCCTCCAACAAAATGATCCCACAGCCCTCAAACAGGCCGCCCATTCCCTGAAATCCATCAGTGGGACTTTAGGCGCTTTTGGTTTATCCGAATTATGTCTGCAATTAGAAATCATGGGCCGTCAAGGAGTAGATGCAGGTGTCCCCATTCCTCAACCATCGGCTGAATCAGTTTATACTCAGATTCAAGCCGAGTTAGAAAGAGTCAAGGAAGCCCTGACCAATGAAGCGAGCGCAAATTTGACCATTTAA
- a CDS encoding SDR family NAD(P)-dependent oxidoreductase — translation MTNLAGKVALVTGASRGLGKGIAIGLGEAGATVYITGRSLSQANDAVGGSLEETRLEVEKAGGKCIAIAVDHGDDQQVELLFNRIDQEQQGQLDLLVNNAYKGVRTLTEMQGKPFWESEPQVWDEVNNVGLRSHYVAAVLAARMMVKRRQGLICTISSWGGFSYLFSAVYGIGKSACDRLAADFATELQPYNVASVAVWPGIVNTEHMSRVATEIEASNVATDDPAIRSLVDRYNWETPLLTGRVIAALAADPNIMRRSGRLQIVAERAQEYNLVDENGNRPVSLRSLRFLLPMKWPQLQKSASLIPNVNIPWSVLLSTMLKSPKI, via the coding sequence ATGACCAACTTAGCAGGTAAAGTCGCCTTAGTTACAGGTGCATCCAGAGGATTAGGTAAAGGAATTGCCATTGGTTTAGGAGAAGCTGGCGCTACTGTTTATATCACAGGTCGCAGCCTATCGCAAGCCAATGATGCTGTAGGAGGCAGTTTAGAAGAGACTCGGTTAGAGGTGGAAAAAGCCGGGGGTAAATGTATCGCGATTGCGGTTGATCACGGTGATGATCAACAAGTGGAATTACTTTTTAATCGCATTGATCAGGAACAACAGGGACAACTTGATTTATTGGTAAATAACGCATATAAGGGAGTGCGAACTTTAACAGAAATGCAGGGTAAACCCTTTTGGGAAAGCGAACCGCAAGTTTGGGATGAAGTTAATAATGTAGGCTTACGCAGTCATTATGTGGCGGCTGTTTTAGCAGCTAGAATGATGGTTAAACGTCGTCAAGGTTTAATCTGTACTATTTCATCTTGGGGGGGATTTTCCTATCTTTTTAGTGCCGTTTATGGGATTGGAAAATCTGCCTGCGATCGCTTGGCGGCGGATTTTGCGACTGAACTCCAACCCTATAATGTCGCTTCCGTTGCTGTTTGGCCAGGAATTGTTAACACAGAACATATGTCTAGGGTCGCCACGGAAATAGAAGCCTCCAATGTCGCCACAGATGATCCAGCAATCCGATCGCTTGTTGACCGCTATAATTGGGAAACACCCCTCTTGACCGGGAGAGTTATTGCAGCCTTAGCAGCCGATCCGAATATTATGCGTCGCAGTGGTCGCCTGCAAATTGTCGCCGAACGCGCTCAAGAGTATAATCTAGTAGATGAAAATGGTAATCGTCCAGTTTCTCTGCGATCGCTGCGTTTTTTACTACCCATGAAATGGCCGCAACTCCAAAAATCTGCATCATTAATTCCTAATGTAAATATTCCCTGGTCTGTGCTATTATCAACTATGCTAAAATCTCCGAAAATTTAA
- a CDS encoding flavin-containing monooxygenase: MTAQILGNNPKTADKYLIIGAGFVGLGIAEGLKTAKIPYDQVDASDDIGGNWYHGVYETAHIISSKKITQFTHFPMPNDYPDFPSAKQMWDYLNHFADAFNLRPNIELKRTVTLVNPIAKNLWLVSFDNGEKRIYKGVIICNGHHWCKRFPEFPGTFNGEMIHSKDYKTPDQLRGKRVLIIGGGNSACDLAAEAARVGQKSVLSLRESVWFIPKTFAGVPLSDLIRWWMPEALQRLMCYGIIKLSFGSHENYGLPKPKYRIFDKHPTLNNEVPYYIKHGKITPKPAVNKLDGWDVEFSDRTRETFDLIVCGTGYHVSYPFLPPELQRVKGATVQCYGGAFLDDYQGLYYIGWGQARGGVGSLISAYAPLFTRCLKLQEEIKIPLGLVLKEIGQTLPTTHLSDPQKVLRQIQLFNLLFNWFTKKAHQIDQRYPNFENPFQA, from the coding sequence ATGACTGCTCAAATCTTAGGAAATAACCCCAAAACTGCCGACAAATATCTAATCATCGGAGCCGGATTTGTCGGATTAGGTATTGCTGAAGGTTTAAAAACCGCGAAAATTCCCTATGATCAAGTAGATGCCAGTGATGATATTGGTGGTAATTGGTATCATGGTGTCTATGAAACTGCCCATATTATTTCCTCGAAGAAAATCACCCAATTCACTCATTTTCCGATGCCGAATGATTATCCTGATTTTCCTAGTGCCAAACAAATGTGGGACTACTTAAACCATTTTGCTGATGCTTTTAATCTGCGCCCTAACATTGAACTAAAACGCACCGTTACCCTAGTTAATCCTATCGCCAAAAATCTCTGGTTAGTCAGCTTTGATAATGGAGAAAAGCGAATTTATAAAGGGGTGATTATATGTAATGGTCATCATTGGTGCAAACGATTTCCCGAATTTCCCGGAACTTTTAACGGTGAAATGATACATTCTAAAGACTACAAAACACCCGACCAACTTAGAGGTAAACGAGTCTTAATAATTGGTGGTGGTAACTCCGCCTGTGACCTAGCCGCCGAAGCAGCTAGAGTCGGTCAAAAATCGGTGTTAAGCCTGCGGGAGTCTGTGTGGTTTATTCCCAAAACCTTTGCTGGTGTTCCTCTATCGGATTTAATTCGTTGGTGGATGCCTGAAGCCTTGCAAAGATTAATGTGTTATGGTATAATCAAGCTAAGTTTTGGCAGCCATGAAAACTATGGTTTGCCCAAACCAAAATATCGAATTTTCGATAAACATCCCACCCTAAATAATGAAGTACCCTACTATATCAAGCATGGAAAAATCACCCCCAAACCCGCCGTCAATAAATTAGACGGTTGGGATGTAGAATTTAGCGATCGCACCAGGGAAACCTTTGATTTAATAGTGTGTGGCACAGGCTATCATGTTTCCTATCCCTTTCTACCTCCCGAATTACAAAGAGTCAAGGGGGCGACTGTGCAGTGTTATGGGGGGGCATTTTTAGATGATTATCAAGGGCTATATTATATCGGATGGGGTCAAGCGCGAGGCGGTGTAGGTTCGTTGATTTCTGCTTATGCGCCCTTATTTACCCGATGTTTAAAACTACAAGAGGAAATCAAGATTCCCTTGGGTTTAGTCTTGAAGGAAATCGGACAGACTTTGCCGACCACTCACCTATCTGATCCACAGAAAGTTTTGAGGCAAATTCAACTATTTAACCTCTTGTTTAATTGGTTCACAAAAAAAGCCCACCAAATTGATCAACGTTATCCTAATTTTGAAAATCCCTTTCAAGCCTAG
- a CDS encoding SDR family NAD(P)-dependent oxidoreductase: MTQLENATVVLTGATGGFGQQLTRQLLAAGSRLILSDRHQPTLHQQAQLIQQEIKTGEILACFEADLSNREGCEILFNQVKSLEVPIDILINNAGLAVYGRMDETPPEKWETLMEVNLLAPMRLTSLFVGDMISRRQGHIVNISSVAGWSGKAGLTHYCASKFGLRGFSEGLFDEVKSYNVKVTAVYPFFSRTPILDAEKYGTLATNYQGLPEAWLTDPKQVMKATLRGIQSNQLHVFPDSPANFIHLLKRYTPFWLDKISFLAAKKLVKKPKV, translated from the coding sequence ATGACTCAACTAGAAAATGCCACAGTAGTTTTAACGGGTGCTACTGGCGGATTTGGTCAACAACTCACCCGCCAATTATTAGCAGCAGGTAGCCGTTTAATTTTAAGCGATCGCCATCAACCCACTCTCCACCAACAAGCACAACTAATTCAACAGGAGATTAAAACCGGAGAAATCCTCGCTTGTTTCGAGGCTGATTTATCTAACCGTGAGGGATGCGAAATCTTATTTAATCAAGTCAAAAGCCTGGAAGTTCCCATCGATATTTTAATCAATAACGCCGGACTAGCCGTTTATGGTCGGATGGACGAAACACCCCCGGAAAAATGGGAAACCCTCATGGAAGTAAACCTACTTGCACCAATGCGTTTAACCAGTCTATTTGTAGGGGATATGATTAGCCGTCGCCAAGGTCATATCGTCAATATTTCCTCCGTGGCTGGTTGGAGTGGGAAAGCTGGTTTAACTCACTATTGCGCCAGTAAATTTGGCTTACGAGGCTTTAGTGAGGGACTCTTTGATGAGGTAAAATCCTACAATGTCAAAGTGACCGCCGTCTACCCATTTTTTAGTCGGACCCCAATTTTAGACGCTGAAAAATATGGAACCCTAGCCACTAACTATCAAGGTTTACCAGAGGCTTGGTTGACCGACCCTAAGCAGGTCATGAAAGCGACTTTGCGAGGTATTCAATCCAATCAACTCCATGTATTCCCAGACTCCCCGGCAAATTTCATTCATTTACTCAAACGCTATACTCCTTTTTGGTTAGATAAAATTTCGTTTTTGGCTGCTAAAAAACTTGTAAAAAAACCTAAAGTATGA